AAGAGCAAAGGGCCGCAGCAAGGGATAAAAATCGACTGGCTCCGCTGCGGCAATCTGTCGCCATACCCGGCTGGCGACATACCAGAGTGCGGCAAATCCGGCAATACTGCGTCCTACACCGATCAGGCGCGAACAAAGGGGCAGCATCTGCCCGTACACTTTATCCAGTTCGGCCTGCATACTGTTTATTTCGCCGGGAAGCCCCTGCGCGCTGCCGGCCAAAGGGAGAACAGCCAGTAGACCGATGCACAGGATGCTACCAATCCAAACGTTATTCTTACTCTTCTTCATGGCTGATAGATTTGTTTCAAACTTTGTACATCTGCCTTTTCCTTTTCCCGTTGCAGGTTCATCAGGCTGGCCTGCCGGTTAAAGTGCCTCAGGAAATTGAGCTTATCGCGCGTGTCTTCAAAGATCCGGTCGATGGCCTGAAGCCGCTCGTCATCACTCATGCGCAGCTGGGAAGAAGTTATGACTGTGGTCAGATCGTCCAGGTTCCGGAGGCTTTGGGTAGTCAACTGACTATAAACTTGATTCAGATACCGGATTTCATTTTCGTTGAAATTCCCCGAAGCGACGAATCTTTTATACGCGGTTTTGTATTCAGAAACAATATCCTTCTGATCTGTAATGATGTCCGCTATCCGGTGATACTTTTTAATTTCAGGGTTCACCAGGAGCAAGCCGTCGAGAAATACTTCGTGTAAAGAAAAATTTCCCTGAGCAATATTCTTTATTTTCGAGTACCCCTCGCTTACGATCTGGTAGCCCTTCTTCATGTCCTCCAGGATGTTTTTCAGCTGACTAAGCTTTTCGACGTTCAGCAGCAGTTGCTGGGCTTCGGTGGATTGGGCCTGACTACCGCTTGCTATCCCAAAAGCCAGGAGCAACAGCAAAAAGCAGCTTTTCATTCTTCCGCTAATCGTTTTCATAAAATCGTCCTAATTTTTTAAGTGATTCCTGTTCTGACCTTCTCTGATTGGTAAGCAGAAGTACTTCACCGGAAAAGTTCTGTACGAAGTCGGATTTATTCTTCATCGAATGATAGATATTGTCCAACCGTTTCAGCCGCTCATCGTCCTTCATTTCGGTTTTCCCTGCTGTGATCACCAGCAGCAGTTCATCCAGGCCGGAGGCACATTCTTTTAGTACAGTGCTGGACACATCGGTGATATATTCGATATTTTCCGGTGTCAGATTATCTTCTTTTTTGATCTCCTTCAGGGCGCCGCTCACCGCCAGTTGCATCTCAATGATTTCAGCGACCCTGGTGTTGTTGCGAATGACCGGGCTTACCGCTTTTAGAGAAGAAAAAAACGCGCTGTGCAGGCTAAACTCACCGTCCTGGATCGACTTTACGGTACTTATTCCCTCATCCGCTATTTCATAGCCTTTTTGGACATACCCGATATACATCTGCAATGCTGCAATCTGCTGAAGTAAGTATTTCTTCTGCGTCTTTTTCTGCTTAAAGAACTCATTCCAGATCTGCGCCTTGCCCGTTGTCAAAAAAGAGGTTAGGAGAGCAGTCAATATCGTGTAAGTGAGCAGGGCGCCAGCCCTTTTCCGCAGGCAGGCCGTCGCCCTGATAACAGGCTTATTGTTCGATTCCATAGAGCTCTCGTAAAACGGTTACTTCATCTGCCGACTGGGCCCTTTGAATGCTGAGCAGGCTATTCTCGGTATTGAACTTTTTGAGGTCCGTATAATTCTCATCGATCTGGGCTGCGGCTGTGTTGATGATTTCCAGCCGTTTCGCGTCAGTCATCTGCGTTTTGAAGCTGTTTACCACCAGCAGGATCTGATCGACATTTTTGATACTCGCATCCAGGATGCCCTTGTACACCGACTCCATGAAACTCAGTTCTTCCGGTGTAAAGTGTTTATCACGGGTAAAGAGGTTCCATGCCCAGCGGTATTCGTCCACAATAGCCACCTGCTTTTCAGTCAGGTCTTTGATCCTCCGGTAATAGGTGATTGCCGTTTTAATCTCCCACAATTCATTAAAATACTTCGAATAAAGTTCCCTTTGCCGTTCAGACCAATCCGCGATCTCGGCAAGTTTCAGCTTGGAGAGCTGGTTTTCCAGTACCTTTTGGGTGTTTTGAAGCCAGATCGTCTCATTTTGAAGGCGTTGAACTTTGAGGTCCACCGCCTTGATCACTTTCTTTACTCCGGCCTTAATGACTTCAGCTACCGCAATCTGTGCGCTTGCCTTGACTGGAAGTGCTACAAACAGCGTCATGGCGCTGACAGGTAGCATGACCATATACTTTTTCATACTGCTTATCAATTTCATAGTGAATTGTTTTTGTTAATTTTTCCTTAGTTCGGCTGCCAGGGCGGCAATGCCTTTTTCTATACTGTCATACTTTTCCGCGAATTCCCGCACGCGGATCTTTTCACTTTCCTCTGTGGTATAGCAGTAGGATAAGAACCCAGCGCCTTGCCACGTTTTACCGTGGTAGGTTTCCAAGAACTCTCCCCCGAACCGTACGTACCTGTCTCCAGGTATACGGCTCTCCATTAATTTATTCAGTCTAGCTTGCCTGCGTGTATCTTGTCGTGACATTTTGAACATACTGCTAAGGTTTTTCTATTTCTTGCGATCATCCTCTTTTCCCAATCCTGTTTTCCCTTCAGGTCTTTGACTTTGCGTACATGGTGCATTTCCAATTTCTCGGTTGCCCCACATTGTTCACATTTCTCAGTTTGCAACCTTGCAATAAGGCTGTTTCTTCCACCTGTTGTTGTAATAGTTTTGGGAACGTTGTCAACGTAAGCTCCACGAGCTACTTTTTGTCTCTTGAAACCTTCCTTGTAGAAGCGTCTAAGGAGTGTTTTTCCTTCCTTATTTTTGTAGGGGATTGTAAACACACCGTTGATGCATCTCTTGGTTTTTTCCTTACCTA
The window above is part of the Arcticibacter tournemirensis genome. Proteins encoded here:
- a CDS encoding TerB family tellurite resistance protein, with protein sequence MKTISGRMKSCFLLLLLAFGIASGSQAQSTEAQQLLLNVEKLSQLKNILEDMKKGYQIVSEGYSKIKNIAQGNFSLHEVFLDGLLLVNPEIKKYHRIADIITDQKDIVSEYKTAYKRFVASGNFNENEIRYLNQVYSQLTTQSLRNLDDLTTVITSSQLRMSDDERLQAIDRIFEDTRDKLNFLRHFNRQASLMNLQREKEKADVQSLKQIYQP
- a CDS encoding conjugal transfer protein TraI; protein product: MKLISSMKKYMVMLPVSAMTLFVALPVKASAQIAVAEVIKAGVKKVIKAVDLKVQRLQNETIWLQNTQKVLENQLSKLKLAEIADWSERQRELYSKYFNELWEIKTAITYYRRIKDLTEKQVAIVDEYRWAWNLFTRDKHFTPEELSFMESVYKGILDASIKNVDQILLVVNSFKTQMTDAKRLEIINTAAAQIDENYTDLKKFNTENSLLSIQRAQSADEVTVLRELYGIEQ